The Thermovibrio guaymasensis genomic interval AGAACCTCTACAAAGTAGCTGTACTCTTCCTTCCCTATATCCCTTCCAAGTCCAGTTGATAGGAGGAATACACAGTCGTTTGTGCTCATATCTCCGTCAACGGTTATTGCGTTGAAGCTCTCCTCGTTTGCCTCTTTTAGAGCTCTGTCAAGGAGCTCCGGTTCCACTTTAGCGTCAGTTCCGATAAATGCCAGCATTGTAGCCATTGAAGGGTCTATCATTCCAGCTCCCTTTGTTATTCCCCCAACTACAAAGCCGTCTGCTTCCTTAAACGCCGTCTTTGGAAAAGTGTCTGTTGTCATGATTGCCCTTGCAGGCTCTTCCCCCTTTGCCTTTCCGAGATTCTTAACCGCTTCGGCTATTGCCCTTCTAACCTTGTCCATTGGTAGAGGTTCTCCTATAACTCCGGTTGAGGCTACCAAGAACCTACCTTTTCCAGTTAACTGGGAGGTTAGCTTTGCCATTTCAACTGCGTCGGCAATTCCCCTTTCTCCGGTACAGGCGTTTGCGTTTCCGCTGTTTGCAACTATTCCGGAAACCTTTCCCTTAACTTCCATACTTACCTTAATTGGGGCAGCCTTTACGTCGTTTGTTGTGAAAACGGCTGAGAAATCTGCAGGTCTTTCAGTTACGATTACTAAAGTATCTGGTCTGTTAAGCTTTTTTTCTGTTTTCTTTATTCCTCCAAATCCTACTCCACACTTGAAGCCGGGAACTTCAGCAATTCCTTTTTTCAACTCTTCCTCCTTATGGTATTATAAGTTAACTCTAAAATTATAAGGTTTAGAATGAATCTTAAAGAGAAAGTTAATAGCTTTTTCAGAAACTTTATATTGAGAATTTCAATAAGGCAAAAACTTCTCCTCTTACTCGCTTTTATTTTTATTCCTTTAGGCATAATATTCTTTTCGTTGGCCTATAAAGAAAGCGTAACCTACATAAAGAAGAGCAGGGAAATTGAATGTTTGGAAACTTTAGAATCAGAACTCAAGCTGATTTCTTTACTTCAGAGGCATAGAGGGCTAACCTTTTTATATCTAATAGGAAAAAGAGAAGTTGCTGATCAGATTAAACAGGTAGAAAAAGACATTTTACGGCTCAATGATAACTTTATGAAGAACCATTCTTCTAAAATTCAGTCTTTACTTATAGCTAACATTAAGTTAAATACCTCCCCCGAAGAGAACTTTTACAGGCATACTCATGTTATTGAGCTCTTATTGAAAGACCTTCAGGATAGAGCCCTATCTTGTGGTATTTTGGAGGACACTGATCCTAAAGTAAGGTACTTATCCGACTTAGCTCTTTTAGGACTTCCGCAAGTTTCCGAATTAATAGGAAGAATTAGAGGTTTAGGTAGTGGCTTTTTAGTGAACGGCCTTAATGGCGAGGAAAAAGAAAAACTTGAGAAACTGTTTAAGGTGTTGGTTGGTCAACAGTATTTGTTGAGTTGGACAGCTTCCCAAAAGATGTTTTCTGAAGATGTAAATAGTGAAGTTTCTAAGCTGTTAAAGAAACTTAAAGAATATGAAGCTTTGGTTGAGAGTATTTTAATTTCCAATTTAAGAGTGAATCCTTTTGATTTTTTTCAAATTTCTTCGGAAGTTCAATCTTCCACTTATGAAGTTAGTTTTTCTTTGTTAAAGTCTATTAAATCTTGCTTAGAATTAAAGAAGGCTAGAAGTTTATCTGTTTTCTTTTTGGAAATTCTTATTTTTACAGGGTTTTCTTTATTGATTTCATTTCTAGCTTATAGCATATATGTATCTATAGTTTCTTCGGTAAAAGAGCTTTTAGAGATTGCTGATGCCATTTTACAAGGGAACTATGAAGTTAGGGTCAAATTTATCCAAAATGACGAATTTGGCAGAGTAATGAAGGCAATGTTGAGGGCACTTAATAGGTTGAAGCACTCTTTAAACCTTTTACAAGATTACAAGACTGCAGTTGATGAAAGTAGTATTGTGATAAAGACGGATCCAAGTGGAATTATTAGTTACGCTAATAAAAAGTTTGTGGAAATGACAGGCTATGAAGCTCATGAGGTTATTGGGAAACACGTAACTTTTTTATTTGGTACTTATACCAAAGAGAGTACTTTAACGGAAATGTTTGAGTTTATGAGAAAAGGGAAATTGTGGAAAGGTAAATTAACGGGGCGGAGGAAGTCGGGGCAGAGGTGCATTGTTGATACAACGCTTGTTCCAGTTCGTAAAAGGGGAGGAGGGATATTAGAGTTTGTTATTGTTTGTCATGATATTACTGAGCTTGAGGAAAGTAGAGAAAAACTTTATTACTTGCTTAATTACGATAGCTTAACTGGTTTACCAAACAGAAATAAGCTAATTAATGATATTAAATTGATGAATTATCCGGCTTTGTGTGTAATAGATATTTCTGATTTCAACAGAGTTAATGAACTTTTTGGAGAAGATTGTGGGGATGAAATACTAAAGCAGATTTCTGAAAAATTAAAATTTGCCGTTAAAGAAGGTATACCTTATAGGATACAATCTGATGAATTTGCTATTTTGTTTGATTTATTTTCTGAAGAGGATAATGAGGAAAGACTCTTTGAAGTTATTAAGAGAGTTTTAAATCTTTTAGAAACTTCTTCTTATAGTTGTGATGATATGAGTATATATCTAAACTTTTATGCGGGTATTGTGAAAACGAAGGAGGATAGAGAAAAGATTCTGTCCCATGCGGAGCTTGCCTTAAAAGAAGCAAAGAAAAGAAGACAAAAACTTTTAGAACTTCAGATAAGGAAGGAAGAGGAAGAAAAGAAGCATATAGAGAACGTATTTCTACTCAAGAAAATAAAATTTGCTTTAGCGAATAATAAGATTGTCCCTTATTATCAACCAATTTTGAATAATACGACTGGAAAAATTGAGAAGTTTGAAGCTTTAGCTAGGATGATAGATGAGGAAGGTAAGGTAATTCCTCCAGGTAAGTTTCTTCCTTTAGTAAAGAGAGCAGGAATTTACCCTGAAATAACGTTAAAAATACTTAAGAATGTCATGCAGGACTTTGAAAGCCTGCCTTTTGATGTGTCTGTAAATATATCGTTTGAAGATCTTATTAATGAGAAGAGTCTAAAAGTGATTTTTGATATGCTGAAAACATCATCCATGTCTGATAGGCTAATATTTGAAATTCTTGAGACGGAAGAGATTGAGAGTTATGAGTTGCTTTATCGGTTTGTTAAGGAGGTTAAGTCTTTTAACTGTAAGTTTGCTATTGATGATTTTGGAACAGGGTATTCAAATCTTGAAAATTTATTAAAGTTTAACGTTGATTATTTAAAAATTGACGGTTCTATCATTAGGCGTTTACCTAATGAAGAGAGCGCTAGGATTTTAGTTGAAGCTATTGTTGATTTTTCAAGGAGATTGGGTATTAAAACTGTAGCTGAGTTCGTTTCTGATGAAGAAATTTTTAGTGAGGTAAAGAGATTAGGTATTGATTATTCTCAAGGTTGGTACATAGGAAAGCCAGAACCTATAGATTTAATCAAAGATAAATTTCTTTAATAGAAATTTCTAGATTTTGTCTTTAGGGAAGATATGAAGTTTCTAACTGCTAAAAAAGTTGTAGCAAAAAGGTTATATGAATACGGACTAAGAAGACCTAAACTTCTATTTAAACCGGGTAGAGGAGATTTCTTTAACCGACTTGCTTATGGTCTTGTTAGAGGTAAGTTCGGGGTAATTCCCAAGTCCCTGTTCAACGAAGATATTTTACCGGGAAAGGTAATAGATAAAGTGGAAGGGGTAGAGCTCCTTGCCTTTAGAGGAGATGAGGAGGCAGATGCTGTAGTCGTTAAAAGAAAAGGAACTGTTGACTTCTCAGATATAACCTTTAACTACCCAGACTTTGCCGTTGATCTCTCCCTCTTTAAAGAGCTAACCGAAAGGGAAAGGAAGAGCTTAGCAGTTCAGATTGAAATTACCTACGGAACCGTTAAGGATTACTTTACGCCTGAGAACTTCTACCTGACCTCTGCTCCTGATGAGGCCCTCTCCTTCTTAAAGGGGATTTTTAAGCCCTTTCCCTTTAGGCTCCTTGATAGTTTTGAGGAGTATGAAAGGGTTATAGTCCTTGACCCTAACGCTGAAGAGGAGTTTACACATACGGAAGTTACCCCAAATACTCTGATTGTAGTTGGCGGAATTGTTGACAGCAGTGAAAGGTTAAAAGGGTCAACTTCAAAGATAATGCCCGATTTCCTCCACAGGAAAATTACCTATAAGGGAATTGTTTCGGTTGTTCCAGATAGAATTAACGAGATTGTAAAGATAGTTTGCGACTACCTTACTTCGGATCTTTCACTCTACGAGGCTGTTAAGAGGAACCTAACTAGGGATTCAAAGCTACGGTTCTTAAGGAAGCTTCTGCAGGAGGAGAGCGTTAGGTTCCTTTTTAATGGCCGCCTCTTAAGGGGAATACCTGAAGAGACTTACTTAAAGTGGAAGGAGGAGCTCTCCCTAACCGACTTCTTCTTTAGGAAGGCTGCAAAACACGTAAGTGGGTTCTTCGTCTTTAGGAGCTCAATTTTTGATAGAGTTATTGGAGAGACGAAAAAGAGAGGAAAGAGAGTCTACATTCTTAAGGAGTTGAAGGATGAAGACGTTGTCGTACAGTATCCTTGAAACGATCGGTAATACGCCCCTTTTGAAGGTGGAGGTTGAAGGGGTTGAGGTCTTCCTAAAGCTTGAAAACTTTAATCCTGGTGGTTCAATAAAGGACAGGGTTACCCGTGCAATTATTGAAGATGCTCTTAAAAAGGGAGAGTTAACTAGGGATAAGATCGTTGTTGAGGCTACAAGTGGGAATACGGGGATAGGAATAGCGTTGGTTTGTTCGGCTAAGGGGTTAAAGTCACTCATTATAATGCCTGAGAATATGAGCCAGGAGAGGAAGAAGCTTTTAAAGGCCTTTGGGGCAGAGCTCCTTTTAACTCCTGCTTCCGAAGGGATTCCAGGAGCTGTTAGGAAACTTCAAGAACTCTTAAATGAGAATCCGAATAAGTACTACCCTACCCGCCAGTTTGAAAATCCGGTTAACCCTCTGGTTCACTACAGGGAAACTGCAAGGGAGATACTTGAACAGATGGGAAAGGTCCCCAAACTGTTTGTCGCA includes:
- the argJ gene encoding bifunctional glutamate N-acetyltransferase/amino-acid acetyltransferase ArgJ — translated: MKKGIAEVPGFKCGVGFGGIKKTEKKLNRPDTLVIVTERPADFSAVFTTNDVKAAPIKVSMEVKGKVSGIVANSGNANACTGERGIADAVEMAKLTSQLTGKGRFLVASTGVIGEPLPMDKVRRAIAEAVKNLGKAKGEEPARAIMTTDTFPKTAFKEADGFVVGGITKGAGMIDPSMATMLAFIGTDAKVEPELLDRALKEANEESFNAITVDGDMSTNDCVFLLSTGLGRDIGKEEYSYFVEVLKEVMKSLAYQIVKDGEGATKVARIKVLGARNKEQARRVARKIALSPLVKTALFGCDPNWGRIIAAAGAAREGIVEEKTELKIGKYLLFKGGRVEYREEEVSQYMKNSEEIEIEVNLNLGSESFTYLTCDLTYDYVRINAEYRT
- a CDS encoding tRNA (guanine-N1)-methyltransferase, whose protein sequence is MKFLTAKKVVAKRLYEYGLRRPKLLFKPGRGDFFNRLAYGLVRGKFGVIPKSLFNEDILPGKVIDKVEGVELLAFRGDEEADAVVVKRKGTVDFSDITFNYPDFAVDLSLFKELTERERKSLAVQIEITYGTVKDYFTPENFYLTSAPDEALSFLKGIFKPFPFRLLDSFEEYERVIVLDPNAEEEFTHTEVTPNTLIVVGGIVDSSERLKGSTSKIMPDFLHRKITYKGIVSVVPDRINEIVKIVCDYLTSDLSLYEAVKRNLTRDSKLRFLRKLLQEESVRFLFNGRLLRGIPEETYLKWKEELSLTDFFFRKAAKHVSGFFVFRSSIFDRVIGETKKRGKRVYILKELKDEDVVVQYP
- the cysK gene encoding cysteine synthase A translates to MKTLSYSILETIGNTPLLKVEVEGVEVFLKLENFNPGGSIKDRVTRAIIEDALKKGELTRDKIVVEATSGNTGIGIALVCSAKGLKSLIIMPENMSQERKKLLKAFGAELLLTPASEGIPGAVRKLQELLNENPNKYYPTRQFENPVNPLVHYRETAREILEQMGKVPKLFVAGVGTGGTFSGISKRFKEVNPECVCVAVEPEGCSVLSGGEVGVHRIQGIGPGFIPKTLDTSLIDRVEVVPYERAKEYSRLLSREFGVLAGISAGANLYVALKVSKELGIKEGVVTVVPDTGERYLSTDLFD
- a CDS encoding EAL domain-containing protein, coding for MNLKEKVNSFFRNFILRISIRQKLLLLLAFIFIPLGIIFFSLAYKESVTYIKKSREIECLETLESELKLISLLQRHRGLTFLYLIGKREVADQIKQVEKDILRLNDNFMKNHSSKIQSLLIANIKLNTSPEENFYRHTHVIELLLKDLQDRALSCGILEDTDPKVRYLSDLALLGLPQVSELIGRIRGLGSGFLVNGLNGEEKEKLEKLFKVLVGQQYLLSWTASQKMFSEDVNSEVSKLLKKLKEYEALVESILISNLRVNPFDFFQISSEVQSSTYEVSFSLLKSIKSCLELKKARSLSVFFLEILIFTGFSLLISFLAYSIYVSIVSSVKELLEIADAILQGNYEVRVKFIQNDEFGRVMKAMLRALNRLKHSLNLLQDYKTAVDESSIVIKTDPSGIISYANKKFVEMTGYEAHEVIGKHVTFLFGTYTKESTLTEMFEFMRKGKLWKGKLTGRRKSGQRCIVDTTLVPVRKRGGGILEFVIVCHDITELEESREKLYYLLNYDSLTGLPNRNKLINDIKLMNYPALCVIDISDFNRVNELFGEDCGDEILKQISEKLKFAVKEGIPYRIQSDEFAILFDLFSEEDNEERLFEVIKRVLNLLETSSYSCDDMSIYLNFYAGIVKTKEDREKILSHAELALKEAKKRRQKLLELQIRKEEEEKKHIENVFLLKKIKFALANNKIVPYYQPILNNTTGKIEKFEALARMIDEEGKVIPPGKFLPLVKRAGIYPEITLKILKNVMQDFESLPFDVSVNISFEDLINEKSLKVIFDMLKTSSMSDRLIFEILETEEIESYELLYRFVKEVKSFNCKFAIDDFGTGYSNLENLLKFNVDYLKIDGSIIRRLPNEESARILVEAIVDFSRRLGIKTVAEFVSDEEIFSEVKRLGIDYSQGWYIGKPEPIDLIKDKFL